The sequence TCCAGTATTGTATCTGGATTAAAGTTGTCTGTTGATCAAAGCTGTTCTATTGAGCAAAGTTGCACATGACCAGAACTGGGCCCTCTTCGTCTGTCTGGTGATTCCTGGGTGACATGTAAAGTGTTTGCGTATTGCagatttgtgtttgttttcacACTAGGAAAAAAAGTTCTAGCCTCAACTTCCTAAGTGTTCTCTGCCCCCACCTCCAGTGGCAAAGCATTCATATAACCCGCCTTCTGCCATGGCTTGAAGTGGTACAGTTTGCAAAAAGTTCTAACATTTATACAAAATGTGGGCAAAGGGCTCTTTTAACTCTGCCCATGTGAATGGCAATAAAGCTTCAATCGGGGTAGCACCTGAAAGTTCATAAAGGAGAGATCTAGCAAGCctgggggaggggcctcaataggGTGggcatgagatttttaaaaactgacaagGTTTTTGAGTATGGGTCACTGAGTGAACCTAacgttccttttttttaaatgttttatttaagaAAGAAGAATagaaatagcaataacaatagaaagtgcatagaaccttataccaAATACATTAAGCTGTAACAGAAAGAATATATAAAGTAAAGTAATAGATTTAAGCTGCATAGGAAATATAAGCACAATATATAACAAAGCTAAATACCAAACTTTACACCTCTGCTTCAATTAATCTGTTATaaacaaagcaagcaagcaagcaaacaaaacaaaacaaaataaaggaaagggaGATTGggatgtaatcagggctttttttctgggaaaagaggtggtggaactcagtgggttgcccttggagaaaatggtcacatggctggtggccccgccccctgatctccagacagaggggagtttagatcgccctccacggagggcaatctaaactcccctctgtctggagatcagggggcggggccaccagccatgtgaccattttcaagaggttccggaactccgttccgccacgttccagctgaaaaaaagccctggctgtaataCTTCTAGATACAGTATCTAGTAATATATTTTTAGaaggtttttttggagggggcgGGGGTTCCAGACAAGATGGgactttaaacattttgtattcaGTTGAATGCAAAGTGAACCTAGCATTGCTGTCCTTCTCGTCCTGGATCAATTCTAGATGCATGAGGCTTGCCAATAAATATTACTTCACTATTTAGATAGGTGAAGCAGGGGACAGGCCCTAATTTCTACCAAATGAGTTAGAAACTGAGCTCTTAGGTCATGGTGGTTTGAAATTAGCTGTTGTCTAATCAGCTGCTCCTAAATTATTTGAGTAATTTcaatggagcagggggcaagCTTGCCCCCTTTTTTAGTGTTTGGATGGTTAGACTGGGCTGAGTTTGGCTCTGTTACATTCTTGTAATATCCCTTTGAGGATAGCGATGTTTTGATTTCAGAGAGGTCGATGATGAAACATGCGGAGGGTCAATTTCTTTACCTAACCGGAAATTTCTGGATTATTGCCGAGAGCAGTTGGGCAGCTTGTTCTTTTCAGCAAGGCTGTTGGTGTTTACGTGGAGTTAAAGAGCTCACCTGTGcttcagctgtattgtgaagTGTGTTATTTcgggcttgccattcccctgccttgtGGCTGGGATGTGTCCAGGGTCTCGAAGCAAATGGTGCTTCTCTGCCTTTTGATTCAAAGGCATCTGATGCTGTGCTGCTGATGTGCTTTGGGGTTCATGTACCCACTGTGAATTTTCTCTTGGCTTGGAGGAAAATGTTGCCCTGTAACTCTGGTATTTACCCAACTGATCTAGTCTGTAACAGGGAAATGCACAGAACTGGTTTTCATTTTTGCTATTTTCCCCCCATTTGTTCTTTATTGTTTGTTCTTCCCCTACTTTCTATGTTGGCTGAGCCTGGGCTGCCTGGCCATCGGGCATCAGAAGCAGCTGGCCAGACTGGCAGCAGTGGCCCTGACCCTAGCTGGCATGGTAAGTGAGGAGGAAAGCTCATTTCTTCCCTCTTTCCCTGTGAACTCCACACGAGACAGCAAGGTGCAAGAATAACCCAGAGATCCATAAGATGCCAactgtcagttttttaaaaaaatcacattaatagcagaataataacaactgtgcttatataacactcttcaagacagattagcGTCCCACTCAGAAGGGTGAATAAAGTCAGGGTTATTATCATCCCCAgaatgcagctgaggagctggggtaAGAGGCGTGCTtacccaaggacacttgctgagctcatggcagtagtgggattcgaaccagcagactgctgctTTGCCTCCCAGCCACATAACCACTCCGCTACAGCAGCTGTATGCTAAAACAGGAATTAGTTTTACTTAGTTTGTGATTTATTAACATCCAAATGCATATACTTTGTCCATCagtgcttctgctttgaaatgttacagtgcaatccataTGTGATTTCATGGTTCTCAAGTGAATAATTTATATTGACCAGAGTCTTAACTCATGAGAACAGATGGGcccaaatcatagaatcatagggttggaagggacctctagtcatctagtccaacccctagACAATGCAGGAAACGCacagttccccccctccccccccccacacccagtgacccttattgcatgcccagaagatggcaaaacactgccaggatccctagccgaactggcctggggaaaattgcttcctgacccctggcattaccctgggcctgtaagaaggggctgcgagaactaagcactgatgtaatccttcctgctttccctctcatgatctgcccaggttctaacctctgcttaaaaagcctccaaaggaggagagcccaccaccttccgaggaagcctattccactgagcgatcgctctaactgtcaggaagtccttcctaatgtttagctgaaaactcttgatttaatttcaactcattggttctggtccaaccttctggggcattCAGTCGGATTGAATGTTCAGAAGCCAGTGGGAAGGGAGCCCTTCAGCACCCCTGGACATACATTAACATACTTAGCGGTTATCATAGTTAAGCAATAAAGTATTCAAGGTAGCCTCTAGCTTAAAGCTGAGTTGTCATCTTATTCAGCTCTGACACTATCCAGCTTGGGCTCAATATGAACCGGGAGTGGTCAGCTCGCTACGCACAGTAATTATCCTCCTTTAGAAGTACAAAGTACAAGTGAATATACTTTGACAGTTCATCACCAGTTGGGAGCAGTCCACACCCACTCTGACTCGATTGTTTGCACTCTTGATTGGAGTTGTATAACGTAATGTAACACACCTTCTTTATGGAATGCTGGGCCTTTTAACCTCTCACTTTCTTCCACACACCCATCTTGGTTTGTTGAATTATTGTGTGTCTCTGTgtatctctctctgtgtgtatgtagtGATATTCTGATGAATTTGGGCTCAGAACAATGAAAATTTAGTCCATAATAAATGTGTTAGGCTTTAAGGGTGCCACTAGACTCTTTATTGTGGCTGCAGCAGAGTAAAACAGCTGCCTACTCCTCTGGAGTTTCATGGTGAATCATCTTTATGGCacacccttcttccaaagaattTAGGCTGGCATATGTGGGAttaccctatttttatcctcGGGAGGTAGGATTGATGAAGTGAGTGACTGGTCCAGAATCATCCATGAGAGAGTCCTAGCTGAGCAGGATTTTAACCTAGGTCTTCCTAATCAAAACCCAAAAAGCTATCCACTGTACGACATTGTTCCTGTACATCTCAGCCCCATAAGTCAAATCATACTGTCATtttcacctgtaactgttgtgcCACAAAGAAGCGCCAGTCTGAGTGTCCTCACACATTCCATTGCCCACCCCATATTGGCAGTTCCTTCTTCTATATAGCCTAGTCTTCTGGGAAGGCTTTATTTACAATTTTTATAGGCCCTCAAAAGCAGTTTGAACTTAAACACTGAGACAATAAAGCCCTAACAAACAACATCTAAACATTATAAAGCTTCCCATGACTCAGCAGCAgcataataaataaattctagtctcaagcacccaactgaataaaaagATTTTGCTTGCCTCCACAAAGAGGCAGATGAGGGAGACGTGGAAGCCCCCAGAAGAAGTAAATTCCTCATTGGGGCTATTGCTGAAATGGCTTTTGCTGGTGGGTGCCATTCTTGCATGCATTGAAGACAGAGTTCTGAGTAGATTTTTTTGGCAGATGTGGCGacatggggcctttcctcccactggcagaccccgctctgcctacgcctccctttctgcctctggccaggcacctgaagggactgtctcccttccctgtctccgggtattcgctgccaccactgtccctgtatggggtcctggtcaggtgggacagcctcctaacctccctcctctgctagtgggcccaagtggttgggggactatgcggagcagaagagctttcttccttcataaattccaaaactcatttatttaacttctaattacacacaggcaaatatatagcgaatggaaggaataataaatcataaacagaaacccctattctatctccctcatgccctaattagatgttgtgtagggcaggcccaatcctttgatacctggggttacattagatctacatctcccctcagagccatctctcccctcagctctccagccaccaactgtccacttccTCACCAACCGACTCTCCCTCGCAATCAAATTCCACTCCGGAACTGGCccttcccctctgcagcccatagacaggtaactccacaaacagaatggcgtttctccacagcaGATATTAAAGAGCAGGAGATCTCACTAAGCAGGAAACACTTCTAACAGTGATTTGGTGCTAGAAAGTTTAGGGCCTTCAAAGTCAAAGTCAGCCCTTGAAGTGTGCTCTAGAAACATACAGGTTGCCAGTGAAGTTGTTCAAGTTCCAGCACTGCAGGCTGTCTCCTGCCAACTCCAGGCAAAAGTTGGGCCAAAGCATTTTTGAACTAAATGTAGTTTCCGCACAGTCTTCAAGGGGCAGCCCCACACAAGAGTGTGTTACAGTTGTCTAATCTAGAAATCTCCAAGGCATGGCTAACAACAGTATCTTCCAGTTCTAATCTGTGGATACAGCTGTGCAATTtatcttacttatttatttactccatttaaaccccatttttctccctaacgagtaccaaaattagcaaacattgttctcccctcttccatttttattctcataacaaccctgtgaggtaggttaggctgtgagtgctggaggtcactcagcaagcttccatgacaaactCGGGGTTCAGACccgagtcttccagatcctggtccaacattgtaaccactacaccacgctggctctccaGCTGTGAAAGTTTGGTCAACTAACCAGCGGTGTAAGGAATTGACTCTCTATAGTCAAACAGTTGGGaataaagtatttttatttatttatgtatgtatttattattggatttatagtccactctccctgtcaagcaggctcagagcagatcgcatcaatttaaaagacataaaaaacagataaaaactggtagcataaaagaAGCAAATACAATTTCACAAGCCCACCTTTAGCAGCGCACCTTGTGCAATCCCATATGTGGTCATTTTGAACCTGTGGGGGTTGGTGACAATCAACAGATGAAAAAAGCAAAGATTAGGGAGGAGACACGCTCCccgtcccctcccccccaataggAGGCTGAATAGGAGACCTgcttgcctcaaccaccaaaggcttggcggaacatctctgtcttaccaGCCCAGCAGAATGATAGCAAGTCCCACTAGGCCTGAGTTgtcatagacagagagttccaccaggctggggccaggaccgaaaaggctcagGCCTTGGTcgaggcaaggtgaacctccttAGGGTCAGCAACCACCAGTAGATATTTTTCAGCTGAATGTAGCACTCTCCAGAGAGCATAGTAATGCAATGGTTCAGATGAAACTGGTAGCTGACAACTTGAGTATAGCTGGATGAATGATACAGATGGACTTCCTTGTTCTACAATACTTAGGAAACTCACTTGTCTTCCCCATTTGCACCATGTCTGAATGTATCTTTTTATATTTGCCAGATTGGCCGATCAACAGAAAGCCCAATAGATTTCGTAGTGACGGATACTGTTCCTGGCAGCCAAAGCAATTCAGAGACTCAGTCTGTACAGAGCACCATCTCAAGGTTCGCCTGCAGGATTATATGTGAACGAAATCCTCCTTTCACAGCAAGAATATATGCTGCTGGATTTGACTCCTCCAAAAATATTTTCCTCGGGGTAAGGAGCTGCCTCCCTCAGGGCACTCTCTGCTTGGTTTCCGACCGATGTGAAGTTTTAGCTTAGATTCCACAGAAAGAGTGATGGTTTTCTTGATGGTTCCTTGCAGGAGAAAGCTGCCAAGTGGAAGACCTCTGATGGGCAAATGGATGGATTAACCACAAATGGAGTCCTCGTTATGCATCCACGGAATGGCTTCACTGAAGACTCCAAGCCAGGGGTGTGGAGGGAGATATCCGTATGTGGGAATGTGTTCAGCCTCCGCGAAACGAGATCTGCTCAGCAGAGAGGCAAAATGGTAAGAATAGCAAGTTTGCCCAACAGCTGTAAACCATATCACTTTGCAATTAAGCAAGTGCCAGAATCTGTCTACTGTATCTCAGCATCGTGCTACATTTTCAGGAAGATAAATGCAATAGATATTTGCAGAATATGGGTCTACCTTAGTTCGTATCCCTACATTAGCTCCAGCATCTGTTAAATTGCATGCCTTTGGCAGTTCTGCTCCTATTAGGGACACACACTCCCTCTCTGGGGAACAAGATACATTCTTTGCAAGAACTTTTCCAATTCTCTAGCTCTCTAATTTCCATCCACCCACCTTCTTCCTTTCTCTCAGCTTTCAAGTTTGAAAGATAATTCCTCTACTGAGTCTCGTTTTCTCTGGGTCTTACACAACCCTGTGTAGTATAATCAGAATCTCTAGAAAGATACCAATATATGTGGAGACTTGATGGTCGATCATGGCACATATATTCTTACAGGATTCTTGTAACCTGCCTCCTAACCTACAAAGGGATTGCTTCTCCCACTTGTAGAGTAGACTTTTCTCCCGTAACAGCAATGCGGGGAAGGATGTGGGAAAATTCCAACTGGGAAATTTTCCAAGAGGGGAAATTCTTATGCAGTTGATATCCCTGCTTGTTTTTGTTAAAGGCAATTAATTAAGACAGTTAAAGATAATGCTAATTTTTCAGCATATAGTAAGTGCTCATATTTACCGTGTTGACAGCTAGAGATTCTGGTGACTTTGGCATAATATGAGCAAGGCATGTTTAGAAGTGGGTCAGTTTGTAAGTGGAGGGGTTCACTTTTAATTGCCCCACCCCTTTCAGCGCACTGCATCTAAGAGGCATCTGGGCACGTGTATTTTAATCTATTAGTGCTTTTTCTTCTACCACCATTTACCCTTAAATGTAAATCAcccttttttatttatattcttggTGAATACTAGTTGGTTCACAGAGTGACACTAATGTAAAGGTATAACGAGAACCAAATATGAATTAAATGTTTGAATGCGGGctttgagtccaatagcatcttaaagaccaacaagattttcaggggataagcttttgagagtcaaaactcccttcatcagatatgagtcTGACcatccactctctacattggacgaactactatgcaaaagaataaatagacataAATCTGTGCTCAAAAACCAataggagaacattttaatcttccaggacattctgtTGTTAACCTAATAGTGGCAGTCGTCAAAGGaagattacagtgtgagattgaTGAACTTGAGTTCCTTCACAAAATCAGAACAATGGAGCTCCCCATCAGGACTGAATAGAGACacgggattcttatctcactacagatgctaatatCTACTCTAATCAGGCTGCATTGTTCCATTGAACCTTTGCATCCAGAcgcccttctttgcaacacctctcctaccttctggctgggatataaaggctctgggatcgccattcctacttgtatctgaagaaggaagttttaactcttaaaagcttataccctgaacattTTGCTggtctaaggtaccactggactcaaatcttgctgttctactgcataccagcacggctacccacctgaaactatgtctGAAAGCTGGATATGAGTATTCAGCTAGACCTTTGTTATGCAGGTGCACCTTCTTACAGCTTGTTTCACTGTTACAGTAATTAAGGAAGGAGGTAATTGTTATGCTCCTCCCTAGTAGCTTTCAAATAGCTTTTCTCTAGCCTCTCTACTCTAAACTAGCGCTCCAAGGTTTGCTTTCATTTCTCCCAAGTCTTCCTGGCTGCTATTGCAAGACTCCCACTTCTTCCGGCAGGCTCCATTTTACTCTCAGCACCCCTGGCCAGTTCACAGGCTCTTTCCCCTGCTATCATCTTCTTCAGCTGTTTCTGTTGCCTTCATCTGCAGCTGGTGAATCTTCAAAAATCACAGCTGATGGGGTGGACTTGGAGGGAAAAGGGCTCTGGCCCAACTCCGCACCCACAGCCCCATGGGGAAGACCCAACCCTTGAACACACATGCAAGTTGGCCGTGCTCAGCCTTCCCTACCCAGCACAGAATGACAGCTGCCCCTCTCTGGGGGCTGGGATATCCCCCACGGCCATCCGTCCACTGGGACATCCCCCTGTGCCCTGAATGACCAATTCATGCCTTCCAATTGACTACAGCCAAGCGGAGACCgatcttttattttttcccattaaACCCTTCAGCCATCTATGACTCAAGCCTTCATCTCATTGGTTCTAGGCTAAAGGCCAATGAAAGTGGCTATATCATCCACTAATCAGTCATAACCTTGACCCAATAAGAAGAGAGGTACTTCTAATCCTTCTGGACCATGTCCAGAACAGCAGCTGCTTGCCCCAGCCTTGACTCGGGCATCAACCTCCCGGCCAGGGGAAGGCCTGGggacacccccaccccgccaAAGACACCTCACCAGCCCCAACAATGCCTCAGCCCTTGCAGGCCTACTCACCGGCCCAGcgaccaccaccaacaacaacaacaccagcACAACCGGATGATGCAGAGGTGCTCCTGCCGGACAGGGACCCCACGCCGTTCTGTCATCGCTGTGGCAGCCACGGCCTGCAGTGAGCAGAACACTGGGGGAAGCAGCCCAAAGGGCCGGCAGAGCCAAGCCCCGCTCAGGCCAGATTATCCAGAGAACAGCTGGACCCAACACGGACCAGCTGGGTGTGCCCAGGCCAGAGGGTGGGAGCCAGTGATTGGGCAGGTGGACCCCTAGCCGCCCTACAAGGGGGTGATTGGGTGCCGGACCCCAGAGAGGACCAGCCTGTCACTTTCACTTGCCCCGGGGCCAGCTGGGGGGAGGTGAGAGGTAGCAGGGTGCTGTAAAGGGGAGAGCTCCTAGTGAGGCCAGGGAGGAAGAAGCTGGCTTGACATGGCAGGTGGACTGTCACGGCACAGAGGAGGAaccaggtggtgcaacccccccctccccaattctgaAGCCTTAGGGAGATTCCCCAACACACCTGGCAGGACGGCAGAAGGGTATACCAGCACAGGGGACAGTGCTGAACCTCACAGCCCATATAAACATAAGGCAGACTCACTGAATCCCTCAGAGGCAAAACCATTTATTTGGCAACAGTAACAAGGTACTGTTTCCACTACTTGACATGTTATCCAGAGGCCTGCATACTTTTGTAGTCTTATGTCCCTCAAAGAAGCAAAATCACCTCACATTTACCTCATAATCCCACAATTCTGTAATGTTAAAAAATACCTGTTTTTATATACTACTAGTATTattcatattctctctctctctttctgtattcAATAACTATCTATACATGATTTTATCTCTTTTTATACATAGAGGAATGGAAAGGTTTAACAAGATCATGAGATGCTTTCTAGAATTTTATAAACCAGAACTAGATCTGGTATCCAGTAATGTAATAGAAGCAGAAAATATAGGAAAAGGTGAGGGAGGGGTTTGGAAAGATGCTAGTTTCATAGGGTGTAAACAGCTGTGAGATTTCctcatactggcttggatccagtggaaaTTTCCGTGGCTTACCCCCTCCCACcgtgccccctgaaatgctgctcctgggaaacAACAGGAAGAGAACAGAGCTCCAAAATGGGGAATCGGCAAAAACCTCCATGGGGTCTAAGCAGTGACTTAGTTAATATTAGCACATGTTCAGTTCATGGACACAGGAAGGATTAAAACACGTCTAGGGATGGTGTTTAATTCCGATATCAAAAGCTATTCATACTTAACTCCAtgaaacttgtgtgtgtgttttcttactAGGTTGAAAATGAAACCAACCAACTCCAGGATGGCTCACTGATAGACCTCTGTGGGGCAACCCTGCTGTGGCGCACGGCGGAAGGTCTTTCCCGCACTCCAACAGTGAAGCACCTGGAAGCTCTAAGACAGGAAATCAATGCGGCGAGGCCTCAGTGCCCTGTGGGCTTTAACACGTTAGCCTTTCCAAGTATGAAGAGGAAAGATGTTGTAGATGAAAAGCAACCTTGGGTTTACCTGAACTGTGGCCATGTCCATGGCTACCATAACTGGGGGAACAAAGAAGAGAGAGATGGGAAGGATCGAGAATGTCCAATGTGCCGATCGGTTGGCCCCTATGTGCCTCTCTGGCTGGGATGTGAAGCTGGATTTTATGTGGATGCCGGACCTCCAACTCATGCATTCAGCCCCTGTGGACACGTCTGCTCAGAAAAGACAACTGCCTATTGGTCCCAAATCCCTCTTCCGCATGGTACCCATACTTTTCACGCAGCCTGCCCGTTCTGCGCACACCAGCTATCTGGGGAACAAGGTTACATCAGACTTATTTTCCAAGGACCTCTTGACTAACGCACACGAGTTGCCCAAGGACTGCATTTAAACTCATAAACATAAGCTAAAGGATTCCAGTTTCAAAAGGACTGTCCTCTTAAATCAACTCTATTTCCTTCTCTGGGCTTTGGCAGTTTACTTTGAGATGAAGAatactttttttccctttctctttctcttttgtaaTTTCAGTGATTAAACTCCTGTGTAGATTAATGGAAGATGTTTTTCTGTGTAGAAGAAAGCAACGGAGGCCAGGTGGTAGTCCTTGCCCGTCattccctctttctttttttttttgtgatggGAAAGATTAAAATTCTTTGCCTTCAATGTAATGTTTTGAAGTACATGCCTTCGATATCAAAAAGTCTCCTTTTTTATATAGTGTATAACTAAGGGTAAACGTGATCAGTTCAAAAGGGTATTAATTTACAGCTTGGATGCAGCCATTGTGTAAAATAGAGCATTATGTATGTATGGTGACTTTTTTTTTCCTATTTATCTttattatgaaaaaaaaattatcctaGATGAATTGGATAGGCTAGCACGGTAGTGGAGTGTTGCATCCGTTGACTGGATGTGTAGATTAGTTCTGGGCCAGGAAAGGGtaggagaaggggggaaatggaaatggctttttaaaaagtctaaaaCAAGATTGACTTGATAGAAAAGCAGAAAGGTTTTCAACAAAATTAATGCAAGTGACGTTGATGTGctgtttctttcttccttttttacgAAAAGTGCTTAACCACATGTTGGATAATTCCAATAAAGccttgcttcttcttcttcttcttcttcttttttcttcctctcttttctCTGTCTGGTCAAACTGTAACAAATGAACTGGTCACATGGAATTTACCTGGTATTGGAATATGCAATTTACCCTCAatgaatttttttcttctctccgTGTTAACTgttctgtggggggagggggctgttggGGGTTTTGGCATTTGCAACACTGAAGGGtttatgtttatttaaataaaacaaaaataaccaAGTTTACcagttgtttgttttttcctcaaACTAAATTGatttaacaaaggaaaaaaaagatgctAGAAATGCTGTGTGTGTGGCTAGAAATGGTTACAAAGGAGAGCGCTCTAGAGTAGGCTGGAAATATATTTTTGTAACATGGTTGTTGGAATCTATATGAAGACAGGTTTGGATCCAGACTATAAGATAAAATagcaaagagaccagtagcacctttaagactaaccaactttattgcagcataagcttccgagaaccgcagctctttttgtcagacgCTTTgtcagatcatgcatctgacgaagagagctgtggttctcgaaagcttatgctacaataaagctggttagtcttaaaggtgctactggactcttcactattttgctgctacagactaacacggctaactcctctggatctaagaataTAGGATAgaacttttctgcctccccctttctattgcagcccactgatctccatggGCTTGGAGGACCTTGAGGAGgggaggtctgcagcaggaagggggggacTCAGTGACGATAGCCAGTTTAGAAAAAGTTGTACAGCCATATTCACAGGCTTCTATCGAAATTCATTTACAGCTGCGATCCTAAATGTTCTTCAGAAGTGAGTTCCACTGGATCAGTGAGATGGACTTTTGGTTCACGCAGGAGTGTGAAAGCAGATTTTCAGATTTGATTTTGCACGCATCGTCTGTAAGATGCAGGCAGGAAATGAGCTTAATTTTACCGTCAATTTAGACTGGCTCCTCCAACCTGTAAACTGTATCATTGCAAAGCTGCCAGTGAGTGTTATTGTTCCTTTATACATGATGAAAAGCAGCCTCAGGTGTTGGGACCAAGAAACATTCACTGATGGCTGCTCCTATGTTATAATATCAAAGCATCTTTGTAGACACAGGCTGATTTATACattagggcagggctttttttcagggggaacgcgggggaacggagttccg is a genomic window of Eublepharis macularius isolate TG4126 chromosome 1, MPM_Emac_v1.0, whole genome shotgun sequence containing:
- the PELI1 gene encoding E3 ubiquitin-protein ligase pellino homolog 1 codes for the protein MFSPDQENHPSKAPVKYGELIVLGYNGSLPNGDRGRRKSRFALFKRPKANGVKPSTVHIACTPQAAKAISNKDQHSISYTLSRVQTVVVEYTHDSNTDMFQIGRSTESPIDFVVTDTVPGSQSNSETQSVQSTISRFACRIICERNPPFTARIYAAGFDSSKNIFLGEKAAKWKTSDGQMDGLTTNGVLVMHPRNGFTEDSKPGVWREISVCGNVFSLRETRSAQQRGKMVENETNQLQDGSLIDLCGATLLWRTAEGLSRTPTVKHLEALRQEINAARPQCPVGFNTLAFPSMKRKDVVDEKQPWVYLNCGHVHGYHNWGNKEERDGKDRECPMCRSVGPYVPLWLGCEAGFYVDAGPPTHAFSPCGHVCSEKTTAYWSQIPLPHGTHTFHAACPFCAHQLSGEQGYIRLIFQGPLD